The following proteins come from a genomic window of Campylobacter sp. RM16189:
- a CDS encoding YbaK/EbsC family protein: protein MSEQIFNKINTLLSQNDAKFKVIDHEPANTSEAVAKARGTIMGQGAKALVCVIKGIDPKNLAASQNEKPDQTSSNSLLKSSKHYVLAVLPADYKANLEAITHEFHGTKTSLASPAEASELTDCVIGSVPPFSFHDRLELIVDSKLFERFEEIAFNAGLLDRSIVLNAKDYERIVKPRLINFATA, encoded by the coding sequence ATGTCCGAGCAAATTTTTAATAAGATTAACACTCTTCTAAGCCAAAATGATGCGAAATTTAAGGTTATAGACCACGAGCCGGCTAACACTTCAGAAGCCGTTGCCAAAGCTCGCGGCACGATAATGGGACAGGGTGCTAAGGCCCTTGTTTGCGTGATAAAAGGTATAGATCCTAAAAATTTAGCCGCGAGTCAAAACGAAAAACCAGATCAAACCTCATCAAACAGCCTTCTTAAAAGCTCCAAACACTACGTTTTAGCCGTGCTTCCTGCTGATTACAAAGCAAATTTAGAGGCTATCACGCACGAATTTCACGGCACTAAAACCTCTTTGGCAAGTCCTGCAGAGGCTAGTGAGCTAACAGACTGCGTTATCGGCTCTGTTCCACCGTTTAGTTTTCATGATAGACTCGAGCTCATCGTCGATAGCAAGCTTTTTGAGAGATTTGAGGAGATCGCTTTTAACGCCGGTTTGCTTGATCGCTCCATCGTCTTAAACGCCAAAGACTACGAGCGAATAGTAAAGCCAAGGCTCATAAATTTCGCGACCGCTTAG
- a CDS encoding iron-containing alcohol dehydrogenase, with product MYQFSFYNPVRIEFGEGKEQNIGAYMREFGAKKALLLYGSERIKRTGLFDVVAKSLKQEGIEFAALGGVKSNPVLSKVNEAIKLAREFGADSVLAVGGGSVLDSAKAIAAGACYDGDVWDFFTGKTPKAALKIFDIMTLAATASEMNNGAIVTKEETKQKYAISGEVLFPKVSVINPRLQATVTSEYLAYSASDVIAHSIEGYFTASIHPQIINLQVEANIKTIIRTTEILLEDPSDYDARAEFAWAATMALNHMTRAGTKGISFPNHMIEHAMSAVTDCAHGAGLSVVMPAWMKWYKDKNLAQFERFGREIFDVNSADEGIRALKAWFDKIGTPTSLKQLNIDKSALEEILDVAAQNAVAWRMDKIYTRKTIEEILNLAN from the coding sequence ATGTATCAATTTAGCTTTTATAACCCTGTTAGAATAGAATTTGGCGAAGGCAAAGAGCAAAATATCGGCGCTTATATGAGAGAATTTGGCGCTAAAAAGGCGCTTTTGCTCTACGGAAGCGAGCGCATAAAGCGCACGGGGCTATTTGACGTAGTGGCAAAAAGCCTTAAGCAAGAGGGGATAGAATTTGCCGCACTTGGCGGAGTTAAGAGCAACCCCGTGCTAAGCAAAGTAAACGAAGCCATCAAGCTCGCAAGAGAATTTGGCGCAGACAGTGTGTTAGCTGTTGGAGGCGGCTCGGTGCTGGATTCGGCTAAGGCTATCGCGGCTGGAGCTTGTTACGATGGTGATGTGTGGGACTTTTTCACAGGCAAAACTCCAAAAGCTGCCCTTAAAATCTTTGACATCATGACATTGGCTGCGACTGCAAGCGAGATGAACAACGGCGCGATCGTGACAAAAGAAGAGACCAAACAAAAATACGCCATAAGCGGCGAGGTGCTTTTCCCAAAGGTTTCAGTCATCAACCCAAGGCTTCAAGCAACCGTCACAAGCGAGTATCTGGCCTACTCCGCAAGCGATGTGATCGCGCACTCCATCGAGGGGTATTTCACCGCTAGCATCCATCCGCAGATCATAAATTTGCAAGTTGAAGCTAACATCAAAACGATAATAAGAACGACAGAAATTTTGCTTGAAGATCCAAGCGATTACGACGCGAGAGCCGAGTTTGCCTGGGCTGCGACAATGGCACTAAATCACATGACTCGCGCAGGAACAAAAGGTATAAGCTTTCCAAATCACATGATAGAGCATGCCATGAGCGCGGTAACTGATTGTGCGCACGGAGCAGGGCTTTCGGTGGTGATGCCTGCTTGGATGAAGTGGTATAAGGATAAAAATTTGGCGCAGTTTGAGCGGTTTGGACGAGAAATCTTTGACGTAAATTCGGCAGACGAGGGCATAAGAGCGCTTAAAGCTTGGTTTGATAAGATAGGCACGCCAACTAGCCTTAAACAGCTAAACATAGATAAAAGCGCGCTAGAAGAGATCCTTGATGTCGCCGCGCAAAATGCCGTAGCTTGGAGAATGGATAAAATTTACACTAGAAAAACGATAGAGGAAATTTTAAATTTGGCAAACTAA
- a CDS encoding flavin reductase family protein: protein MIKKVEPAKAYRLVNTGPTCLISAKFDGIENAMSASWVCALDYDKISVVVDSGAFTRSLIEKSGYFAVSIPCVRQANLVMKLGLISRHQNAAKMQDVKLFYQDKFDVPLVDGCLAWLVCKVLTNKTNQSEFDLFMGEVVGAWADGQVFEDGRWKFDECEEELRSLHYVAGGEFYTLGKRINVKI from the coding sequence ATGATAAAGAAAGTAGAGCCTGCAAAGGCATATAGGCTCGTAAATACCGGTCCAACCTGCCTGATAAGCGCCAAATTTGATGGCATAGAAAACGCGATGAGTGCGTCTTGGGTTTGCGCGCTGGATTATGACAAGATAAGTGTGGTGGTTGATTCTGGCGCATTTACTCGCTCACTTATAGAAAAAAGCGGATATTTTGCCGTTAGTATTCCGTGTGTAAGACAAGCAAATTTAGTTATGAAGCTGGGCTTAATCTCAAGACATCAAAATGCCGCTAAAATGCAAGATGTAAAGCTCTTTTATCAAGATAAATTTGACGTGCCGTTAGTTGATGGTTGCCTCGCTTGGTTAGTATGTAAAGTGCTAACAAACAAAACTAACCAGAGCGAATTTGATCTGTTTATGGGCGAAGTTGTGGGTGCGTGGGCTGACGGGCAAGTGTTTGAGGATGGCAGATGGAAATTTGACGAGTGCGAGGAGGAGTTAAGAAGCCTTCACTACGTAGCGGGCGGGGAATTTTATACGCTTGGCAAAAGGATAAACGTAAAGATTTAA
- a CDS encoding restriction endonuclease — translation MVPSHKEMMLPILRFLSAKSEADRKEIYEFVAKYFKLSDDEKELKIPSGKVLLYVSRASWALSYLASIQEVMNLPKNKRPASKIGRGTFKITEFGVKICSDKNSEAKFSSWYDEVYNKTKSSKHNKPLSTNEQNSKDITPIEAINSADIALKELLRAQILDEINAKSPKFFEDLVKNLLVKMGYGEGTLTKDGADGGIDGIINEDELGISKIYIQAKRWQGSITRPELNKFAGAILDKQTKKGVFITTSKFTKDAEHYAKNLQDHSIALIDGERLAELMIKYKVGVEVRQNIEICEVDKDFFDEFME, via the coding sequence ATGGTGCCAAGTCATAAAGAGATGATGCTGCCGATACTTAGATTTCTTAGCGCTAAAAGCGAAGCGGATAGAAAAGAAATTTATGAATTCGTGGCGAAATATTTTAAACTTAGCGATGATGAAAAGGAGCTTAAAATACCAAGCGGCAAAGTGCTTTTATACGTAAGCAGGGCTAGTTGGGCGTTAAGCTATCTTGCCTCTATACAAGAGGTTATGAATTTGCCAAAAAATAAAAGACCTGCCAGTAAGATAGGACGAGGAACTTTTAAGATAACAGAATTTGGTGTAAAAATTTGCTCCGATAAGAACTCTGAGGCTAAATTTAGCTCTTGGTATGACGAGGTTTATAACAAAACCAAAAGTAGTAAACATAATAAGCCGTTATCCACAAACGAACAAAATTCAAAAGATATAACTCCGATAGAAGCTATAAATAGTGCCGATATCGCTCTTAAAGAACTTCTAAGGGCTCAAATTTTAGATGAGATAAACGCTAAAAGTCCCAAATTCTTTGAAGACTTGGTAAAAAATCTTTTGGTTAAGATGGGTTACGGCGAAGGCACACTCACAAAAGATGGAGCCGATGGCGGTATAGATGGGATAATAAACGAAGACGAGCTTGGAATTTCTAAAATTTATATTCAGGCCAAGCGCTGGCAAGGAAGCATCACTCGCCCTGAGCTTAATAAATTTGCAGGAGCTATTTTAGATAAGCAGACGAAAAAGGGCGTTTTCATCACTACTTCAAAATTTACTAAAGATGCCGAGCATTATGCGAAAAACTTGCAGGATCACTCTATAGCTCTCATTGACGGCGAGCGACTTGCTGAATTGATGATAAAGTATAAGGTGGGCGTTGAGGTCAGGCAAAATATCGAAATTTGCGAAGTTGATAAGGACTTTTTCGATGAGTTTATGGAGTGA
- a CDS encoding argininosuccinate synthase domain-containing protein: MKALVLFSGGLDSMLAIRLLKEQGVDVLAIHIDIGFGAGESKFEVLKKRAAMAGAELKIVDIRSEYLQNVLFNPKFGYGKHFNPCIDCHAYMFKTALSMMEDEGASFIATGEVLGQRPMSQRRDAMVHVKTLAKDEDDLILRPMSALLMKPTKPEREGWVDRERLLGLSGRDRKPQIALAKKFGFVDFESPAGGCLLTVEGFANKIKDFLKFDKDMSLKDMQLLRIGRHLRLKNGSKMVIGRDESDNEKLLALENPKFAQIEFDDSVVGAVSLINLDADEEDLKFAVRLALAYTRADKEREYSAKVGERTIITKPFEDKSPAQEWFIT, encoded by the coding sequence GTGAAAGCGTTAGTTTTATTTAGCGGTGGGCTTGATAGTATGCTTGCTATCAGGCTTTTAAAGGAGCAAGGCGTAGATGTGCTTGCTATTCATATTGATATAGGATTTGGCGCGGGCGAGAGTAAATTTGAGGTGCTTAAAAAACGTGCGGCGATGGCGGGAGCGGAGTTAAAGATAGTCGATATCAGAAGCGAATATTTGCAAAATGTGCTTTTTAACCCGAAATTTGGGTACGGCAAGCATTTTAACCCCTGTATCGATTGTCACGCGTATATGTTTAAGACGGCTCTTAGTATGATGGAGGATGAGGGCGCGAGCTTTATCGCTACGGGCGAGGTTCTTGGGCAGCGCCCGATGAGCCAAAGGCGCGATGCTATGGTGCATGTAAAGACTTTAGCTAAAGATGAAGACGATCTTATCTTGCGTCCGATGTCGGCACTTCTTATGAAACCAACCAAGCCTGAGCGCGAAGGCTGGGTGGATAGAGAGCGCCTGCTTGGACTTAGCGGAAGAGATAGAAAGCCTCAGATAGCGCTTGCTAAGAAATTTGGTTTTGTGGATTTTGAAAGCCCTGCGGGTGGGTGCTTGCTCACGGTTGAAGGCTTTGCAAACAAGATAAAAGACTTTTTAAAATTTGATAAAGATATGAGCTTAAAAGATATGCAGCTTCTTAGGATAGGGCGGCATTTGAGGCTTAAAAACGGCTCAAAGATGGTTATCGGGCGTGATGAAAGCGATAATGAAAAGCTGCTCGCACTTGAAAATCCAAAATTTGCTCAAATAGAGTTTGACGATAGCGTTGTGGGCGCGGTTAGTCTTATAAATTTAGATGCCGATGAGGAGGATCTTAAATTTGCCGTGCGTTTAGCTCTTGCTTATACAAGAGCGGATAAAGAGCGCGAGTATAGCGCTAAAGTCGGCGAAAGAACTATCATTACAAAGCCATTTGAGGATAAAAGCCCCGCTCAGGAGTGGTTTATAACGTAA
- the dnaG gene encoding DNA primase → MIDPKSIEKLKEQADIIDIVGHYIPLKKSGSNYVCVCPFHDDKNPSMSVSPSRGIFHCFSCKAGGDVIKFVMDYEKLTYPEAIEKIAMLSNFTLNYVKNERENVKENKHVLEKANAYYRSLLYKTPAAIEYLYSRGVTDALCEKFELGFAPDSIQTIRLLENEQILPNEALESGIVKQNESGIYASFIQRITFPIYTHTGKLVGFGGRTLSGHQAKYVNSPQSEIFDKSTLFYGYHLAKRDIHAKNQIIITEGYLDVIMLHHAGFTNAVAVLGTALTQKHLPLLKRGELSVVLCFDGDSAGINAAVKSAHLLAQNEIDGSVVILEGGADPADMVVAGKIKELGDMFESGVEIGEFYIRNLIAKFDLTRPIQKQKALEEVREFTMSLKPIIANSYAPLVANLLKIDINSFRLSGVTRQNFNSQDFVSQQEYQTAYQANGMKIPLCSSVEIQLIKTILENHNLSDMVLDLVRREYFLRYGDIFDAVLRRSDEDESILREILLFNVDVLQDEATVLKAIYRLKIDYYKDMRANCLASNIPYEKKEITLKKIRKVLEDLEEKFKK, encoded by the coding sequence ATGATAGACCCAAAATCCATTGAAAAACTCAAAGAACAAGCCGATATAATCGACATCGTAGGGCACTATATCCCGCTTAAGAAATCAGGCTCAAACTACGTCTGCGTATGTCCGTTTCACGACGATAAAAACCCGAGCATGAGCGTGAGTCCAAGCCGCGGGATATTTCACTGCTTTTCATGCAAGGCGGGCGGAGACGTCATAAAATTCGTGATGGATTACGAAAAGCTTACATATCCGGAAGCTATCGAAAAGATCGCAATGCTTTCAAATTTCACGCTTAATTACGTAAAAAACGAGCGTGAAAATGTGAAAGAAAACAAACATGTCCTTGAAAAAGCAAACGCCTACTATCGCAGTTTGCTTTATAAGACTCCTGCGGCGATAGAGTATCTATACTCGCGGGGTGTTACGGATGCGCTTTGTGAGAAATTTGAACTTGGTTTTGCGCCTGATAGCATTCAGACGATAAGACTGCTTGAAAACGAGCAAATTTTGCCAAACGAAGCGCTTGAATCAGGCATCGTCAAGCAAAATGAAAGCGGAATTTACGCAAGTTTCATTCAGCGTATCACCTTTCCGATCTATACACACACGGGCAAGCTTGTTGGCTTTGGAGGACGCACACTTTCGGGACATCAGGCCAAATACGTAAATTCGCCTCAGAGTGAAATTTTTGATAAATCAACGCTTTTTTACGGCTATCACTTGGCAAAACGCGATATCCACGCCAAAAATCAAATCATCATCACCGAGGGCTATCTTGACGTGATTATGCTTCATCATGCGGGATTTACCAACGCCGTAGCAGTGCTTGGAACGGCTCTTACGCAAAAGCACTTGCCGCTTTTAAAACGAGGCGAGCTAAGCGTGGTGCTTTGCTTTGACGGTGATAGTGCGGGCATAAACGCGGCTGTTAAATCCGCTCACTTGCTTGCGCAAAACGAGATAGACGGAAGTGTCGTTATCCTTGAAGGCGGAGCCGATCCTGCCGATATGGTCGTGGCAGGCAAGATAAAAGAGCTTGGCGATATGTTTGAAAGCGGAGTTGAGATAGGCGAGTTTTATATAAGAAATTTGATAGCTAAATTTGACCTAACCCGCCCGATACAAAAGCAAAAGGCTCTTGAAGAGGTACGTGAATTTACGATGAGTTTAAAGCCGATAATCGCAAATTCTTATGCGCCGCTTGTGGCAAATTTGCTTAAGATAGATATAAATTCCTTTCGTTTAAGTGGCGTTACAAGACAAAATTTTAACTCTCAAGATTTCGTTTCTCAGCAGGAATATCAAACTGCATATCAAGCAAACGGCATGAAAATTCCGCTTTGTTCAAGCGTAGAAATTCAGCTTATTAAGACAATTTTAGAAAATCATAATTTAAGCGATATGGTTTTAGATTTAGTAAGACGAGAGTATTTTTTGAGATACGGTGATATATTTGATGCGGTATTGCGAAGATCGGATGAGGATGAGTCTATTTTACGCGAAATTTTGCTATTTAATGTTGATGTTTTACAAGATGAAGCGACAGTACTAAAAGCTATTTATAGGCTTAAAATTGATTATTACAAAGATATGCGGGCTAATTGTTTGGCTTCAAATATACCTTATGAAAAGAAAGAGATCACTTTAAAAAAAATAAGAAAAGTATTAGAAGATTTGGAGGAAAAATTTAAAAAGTGA
- a CDS encoding CDC27 family protein has protein sequence MDIFFIEFRDPIFGLVVFVSLVLMIAVLSYIWGVFRNKDEKQELEKFLKKFDKTEGLSSEHKDMLVKFDVDSASLCFLANTFAKSGYFEKAINIYSIALSKAKSKSEKEPIFTDLGQVFFKAGFLQKARDIFLEALKLSPRNQTALKFLTVVYEKLKEYDEALNALDALEELGLDVKSQKAYIDIMKILIDKQMSLEEKTDKILKLKDKFTLANRMALENWLQKGADIVNFPDFPPLKDVFDIIYRQERAVNLSDEEYKSLFYAKNLSDEPAKELGFELEVMTNLKKAGFNKADLSFNYICKNCKNSFPLHFYRCPICHELGSAQILPHITEKSNENSMPF, from the coding sequence TTGGATATATTTTTTATAGAGTTTAGAGATCCGATTTTCGGGCTTGTCGTGTTTGTTTCGCTTGTCCTTATGATAGCCGTCTTAAGCTACATCTGGGGTGTTTTTAGAAACAAAGACGAAAAGCAGGAGCTGGAGAAATTTTTAAAGAAATTTGACAAAACCGAAGGGCTTAGCAGCGAGCATAAAGATATGCTTGTCAAATTTGACGTAGATAGCGCCTCTCTTTGTTTTCTAGCAAACACGTTTGCAAAGAGCGGTTACTTCGAAAAGGCGATAAACATCTACTCGATCGCACTTAGCAAAGCAAAGAGCAAAAGCGAAAAAGAGCCTATTTTTACGGATTTGGGGCAGGTCTTTTTCAAAGCGGGTTTTTTGCAAAAGGCTAGAGATATATTTTTAGAAGCGTTAAAGCTATCTCCGCGCAACCAAACCGCACTTAAATTCCTAACAGTCGTTTATGAAAAACTAAAAGAGTATGATGAAGCGCTAAACGCTCTTGATGCGCTTGAAGAGCTTGGGCTTGACGTCAAATCCCAAAAAGCCTATATCGATATCATGAAAATTTTGATAGATAAGCAGATGAGTCTGGAAGAAAAAACCGATAAAATTTTAAAGCTTAAAGACAAATTTACTCTTGCCAATCGCATGGCGCTTGAAAACTGGCTGCAAAAAGGAGCGGATATCGTAAATTTCCCTGATTTTCCGCCATTAAAAGACGTTTTTGATATCATCTACAGACAAGAGCGGGCGGTAAATTTAAGCGATGAAGAGTATAAATCGCTATTTTACGCTAAAAATTTAAGCGACGAGCCGGCAAAAGAGCTTGGATTTGAGCTTGAAGTGATGACGAATTTAAAAAAAGCGGGCTTTAACAAAGCCGATCTTAGCTTTAATTACATCTGTAAAAATTGCAAAAACTCATTTCCACTTCATTTTTACCGCTGTCCGATCTGTCACGAGCTAGGAAGCGCTCAAATTTTGCCTCATATCACGGAAAAATCCAATGAAAACAGTATGCCTTTTTAG
- the rnhA gene encoding ribonuclease HI produces the protein MKTVCLFSDGSCLNNPGAGGWAYILEYGKYTKEASGAEAMTTNNQMELRAVIEGLKALKEPCVVKLYTDSSYVANAINEWLEGWVKKAFKNVKNVPMWQEFLEISKPHDIRATWVKAHNGHPQNERCDTLARQAATKIKDEGNL, from the coding sequence ATGAAAACAGTATGCCTTTTTAGCGACGGCTCATGCCTTAATAACCCGGGCGCAGGCGGTTGGGCATATATCCTAGAATACGGCAAATACACAAAAGAAGCAAGCGGAGCCGAAGCCATGACAACCAACAATCAAATGGAGCTTAGGGCTGTTATCGAAGGGCTAAAAGCTCTAAAAGAGCCTTGCGTCGTTAAGCTTTACACCGATAGCTCATACGTGGCAAACGCGATAAACGAGTGGCTTGAGGGCTGGGTAAAAAAGGCATTTAAAAATGTAAAAAACGTCCCGATGTGGCAGGAGTTTTTAGAAATTTCAAAACCTCACGACATCCGCGCCACATGGGTTAAGGCTCACAACGGACATCCGCAAAATGAGCGTTGTGACACGCTAGCAAGACAGGCGGCAACTAAGATAAAAGATGAAGGCAACCTATAA
- the rnc gene encoding ribonuclease III — MQNLKALEEKLGYKFKEINNLKNALTHKSCKKGKNNERLEFLGDAVMDLVIADYLFRKFKNTDEGDMSKLRAALVNEKSFANLASYLNLGEHIFISAAEENNGGREKISILSDAFEAVMGAIYIESGFEEVNSVAIRLFEICYPDIDLKNLTKDYKTTLQEITQAKLGVTPEYKLVRSFGPDHKKEFEIALLLKDVEVSRAIGKSKKEAQQLAAKTAIEKIKENS, encoded by the coding sequence ATGCAAAATTTAAAAGCACTCGAAGAAAAGCTGGGATACAAATTTAAAGAGATAAATAACCTAAAAAACGCGCTTACGCACAAAAGCTGTAAAAAAGGCAAAAACAACGAACGGCTTGAATTTTTAGGCGATGCAGTGATGGATCTGGTGATAGCTGATTACTTATTTCGCAAATTTAAAAACACTGACGAAGGCGATATGAGCAAGCTTCGCGCCGCACTTGTCAATGAAAAAAGCTTTGCAAATTTGGCAAGCTATCTGAATTTAGGCGAGCATATATTTATATCCGCAGCCGAAGAAAACAACGGCGGACGCGAGAAAATTTCTATACTATCAGACGCTTTTGAGGCGGTTATGGGCGCTATTTACATAGAAAGCGGCTTTGAGGAGGTTAATAGCGTAGCCATAAGGCTCTTTGAGATATGCTATCCTGATATCGATCTTAAAAATTTGACCAAGGATTATAAAACGACTTTGCAAGAAATCACTCAAGCCAAGCTTGGCGTAACACCCGAATACAAGCTCGTGCGCTCATTTGGCCCCGATCACAAGAAGGAGTTTGAGATCGCGCTTTTGCTAAAAGATGTCGAAGTCTCGCGAGCGATCGGCAAAAGCAAAAAAGAAGCCCAGCAGCTTGCGGCAAAAACTGCGATAGAAAAGATCAAGGAAAACTCATGA
- the aroC gene encoding chorismate synthase produces the protein MNSFGRKLILTTFGESHGVAIGGVLDGFPAGVRIDEEFLQSELDKRKPGQSKFATARREGDNIEILSGVFEGVSTGTPIGFVIYNENQKSKDYENLREIFRPGHADYTYFKKYATRDHRGGGRSSARETTVRVAGGAFAQILLNEFSVKVESGVSGVGTVKAQKFDFEAAGNSEIFALDKENLMMDEILKAKQAHDSVGASVVTRILNTPAGLGEGLYDKLDARLAAAMMGINGVKAVEIGEGVKASAMLGSENNDCMNEAGFLSNHAGGILGGMSTGAEILITTHFKPTPSIFLAQQTQNIHGENAICELRGRHDPCIGIRGSVVATAMARLVIADFMLLNLSANLENLKKLYG, from the coding sequence ATGAATTCATTCGGACGAAAGCTTATCTTAACAACCTTCGGAGAGAGTCACGGAGTGGCTATCGGCGGGGTTCTTGACGGATTTCCTGCGGGAGTTAGGATAGACGAGGAGTTCTTGCAAAGCGAACTTGACAAGCGCAAACCTGGTCAATCAAAATTTGCTACCGCAAGGCGCGAGGGCGATAATATAGAGATACTAAGCGGAGTTTTTGAAGGCGTTAGCACCGGCACGCCGATAGGATTTGTGATCTACAACGAAAATCAAAAATCAAAAGATTATGAGAATTTGCGTGAAATTTTTCGTCCGGGACATGCTGATTATACATACTTTAAAAAATACGCAACTCGCGACCACAGAGGCGGCGGACGAAGCTCTGCAAGAGAAACTACCGTGCGAGTGGCGGGTGGGGCGTTTGCTCAAATTTTATTAAATGAATTTAGTGTGAAAGTAGAGAGCGGCGTAAGCGGAGTAGGAACCGTAAAAGCGCAAAAATTTGACTTTGAAGCAGCAGGGAATTCTGAAATTTTCGCACTTGACAAAGAAAATTTGATGATGGATGAGATTTTAAAAGCTAAGCAAGCTCACGACAGCGTGGGGGCTAGTGTCGTAACGAGAATTTTAAACACTCCTGCCGGACTTGGCGAAGGGTTATATGACAAGCTTGATGCAAGACTTGCCGCTGCGATGATGGGTATAAACGGAGTAAAAGCCGTAGAAATCGGTGAGGGCGTAAAAGCAAGCGCAATGCTAGGAAGCGAGAATAACGACTGCATGAATGAAGCGGGCTTTCTCTCAAATCACGCAGGCGGAATACTTGGAGGCATGAGTACGGGGGCTGAAATTTTAATAACTACGCATTTTAAGCCGACTCCTTCGATATTTCTGGCTCAACAAACACAAAATATCCACGGCGAAAATGCGATCTGCGAGCTTCGTGGCAGACACGATCCGTGTATCGGTATCCGTGGAAGTGTCGTTGCAACTGCGATGGCAAGGCTTGTGATAGCTGATTTTATGCTTTTAAATTTGAGTGCAAATTTAGAGAATTTAAAGAAATTATACGGCTAG